The Aeoliella mucimassa genome includes the window CGACTGCAGTTGGACTCCTCGGTCACTAATGGCAGCCGCGCTGTTATGGGCCTGGTCGGACGAGCAGACTCTCACCGAGCGTTTTTTCGTTGTGCGTAAGATACTACTCTGCCTCGATAAAGAGCAACAGCAACTGGCCACTTCCTACCAAGCCTTCATAAAAATCCTTCGTCGCTGGACGAAGCCGCTCGCCGCGTTGTTGCAGTCAGTGCTGCAACAACGGATGCAAGCGACGCTGACCGATTGCTGGCTCACCGCGGGATACCTCGTATTCGCGGTCGATGGTAGTCGCCTTGAATTGCCTCGCACCCGCTCGCACGAACAAGCCTATTCGACGATTCGTCACGCACGACGGGTAAAGAACAGTCGCTACAAGAGACGGCAGGCCAAAGATGCGAAGAAAGTCAACTCGCCTCAACTCTGGCTCACAACGATGTGGCACATCGGTACGGGATTGCCGTGGGACTGGCGGGTCGGACCTGGTGACAGTAGCGAACGTGTCCACTTGCGGGAGATGCTCACTAGCTTGCCAGCCGGGGCTTTGATAACGGCCGATGGCGGATTCATGGGGTACGAAGGGCTGCAAGCGATTATCAAAAGTGGCCGACACGTCCTGCTGCGAGTGGGAGCCAATGTGCGGTTGCTGAAACAGCTTGGTTATGTACGGGAATGGACCGGCACGGTCTATCTATGGCCCGATCGGGAATCGAAGCGTGGCAACGAACCGCTCGTGTTGCGACTGGTGGTCGCTACGGATGGCAAGCAGCCGGTCTACCTGGTTACCAATATCCTTTCTCGGCGTGAATTGAGCGACAAGCAGGTGATTGCATTGTATGCACGTCGCTGGGGCATCGAACTATTCTATCGCCATCTCAAGCAGACCTTTCACCGTCGAAAACTCCTCTCTCGCGAAGCCGAGAACGCCAAGCTCGAAATCACCTGGTCGTTGTTCGGCTTATGGGCGATGTCGCTGTTCGCGTTGGTCGAAGCGATGAAGCAAGGCATCACACCAGCAAAGTTGAGTTTCGCCAAGCTGCTGTTGGCGTTTCGCCGCACGATGCGTGATTACCTGCATCCAACGGAGAAAAACGAACGCCTGTGCGAGAGGCTTCGCCAAGCCATCATCGACAGCTACAAGAGAGCAAACAAAACCAGCCGCAACTACCCACGAAAAAAACAAGCCAAACCGCCAGGAGTACCACAACTGCTCACTGCTACCAAGACACAGGCCCTGCGAGCAAAGCAAATCAAACCAGTACTACGAAAAGGGTTAACGGCGTAAAGTGGCACCCACAAATTTAGGCTGACAGTGCCAGCCTGCCGTCGTGCAGATAGACATGTATGTCGCTGGAGGTAATCCGTGTAGCGATCGCATCGACGCAGTGTGGACAATAGTTGAAGAGTGATTCGACCACTTCTCCGCTGCCGGAGTCGACCGTTTCGATCATATCACATTCGCTTGCAGCTGCTACAATTAATCGATACTGAACAGTCATAGTTTAGCCTGCACACAAACAATGAGGTCAATTACAACGTGTCAGCCGTTCAGATTTCTAGGCGTCACGCCCATTTGCAAGGTTCATTGCTAGTGCTGCTTATGTTTAGTGCGATGCAAATATACCCGACCTACTCTTGGATGCATTTTTCACTTAGCCCCAACGAAGTCTATAAGCACGGATGGCCTGTTACATACATGACACGACAAATCGAGAGTAACGATTCTGATATGGGAGGCGTAACCTGCTGGCCTTGGCCATTAGAAAAAGCACCTCTCTTAACAATCAAATGGGGCCTTCTCATTGCCAACGCTGGCGTTGGCGTTACTGTCGCATATTGTTCAGGAAGATTCTTCGAAAAGTTCATCCCTAGTAAAGCCACAATGCGGTTTAGGCTCATGCATCTTGCAATACTTTTTCTCATCGCAAGTATCTTGCTATTACCACATATCAGACTTGTGCTCGGGGTGACCGCGTATGTGAGCTTCTATTTCATTTCATTCGTAACTTCAATCATCGCAACCGCTTACAGCGGCCTTTTTATTATCGACAAGATAAAGACTCGCGCAACCGCCTCTATCACCGATACTTTTTGACGAGTTCCTGATATCGCTGGTTAGAGTGGTGTCGATCGCCGTTCCTACAATCGCACGCTTCATCCCAGTTACTACTGGGTTGACCTCCGGGTATTCTTGGGAGGATTCCGTCTCTCTCCCTCAATTCAGCAAAGGGCATCGCGGTCAGAGACCGCTCCTACACCGCGCTGGCGTGGTGGTTGTATTCGATTAGTTTTTCGCTCTCTCTGTTACATCCTTCCCCCCTCCAACAACGGACAACGGACAACGGACAACACAACACCTGTTCATTAGACCACCCCCAGTGGCCATTTACCAGCGAAAACTCTCATCTTTCAGAAGCAATTCACTCACGGACCTGCCCCTTCTTGCAGCCGCAGCCGCACCAACAGATCGTCGAGTGTCGCGCGGGCGGTTGGTTGTTCGGGTAGCGGCGATTCGGCCATGGCGGTTTCTAGTTCGGCGAGCAATCGCTGATACTCGCGCTCGTAGTATTCCAGCTGCCCGGTTTCGAGTCGCCCTTTCTCGGGCCCCTCGAGTTTGCGAGCGACTAAATCGTCGATGTAGGTGAGCTTCGCGGTTTCGTTCAGGCGCAGCAGGTTGGCTTCGACCTGGCCAGTTCGCATCAAATGGATCCCGGTCAACAACACTCGAAACGTATAGAGCAGCGGCTTCACCCGTGGTGGCTCCTCGCGACCAAACAGCTTCCACTGATTCGCGGCAAATCCCAAGTAGTGATGGCCGTGGTAACGGGTAATGCACTTCGCGGCAAGCTGCTTGAGCTCTTCGTGCTCCGGCGTGGTATGCACCACCAGCGGCGAAAGCAACTGCTCGAGCACGTAGCCATTCTTCTTGAGCATCAGCCCAAAGAACTTTTTCGCATCGTGCGTTACCAGGTCGATCTCCAAGCCATCGTACACGCCCGACTTTTCCACGGTTTCGTGGGACACTTCCAGCCCCAACAAATGGTCGAGCGGCAGCAGGTGCACCCCACGCAAATCGAAATCGGAATCGGGCGAGGGGAAACCATACAAGTGCGCGCCGCTGATCGTCGCAAAGACGAGCGGATAGGGATGGGCGTCGACGTGACACTGGAGCTTCTCGTTATCAATCGTTTGGGCGTTCATTGCACTTCGTCGTAGCTTGCTTGAGGACATCTAGCACTTCGTTTGGATCACAACCATAGATACCCGATCCCCACGCGGCATTTGCTTCGACCACAGCCCAGCCGAACCCCTCAATGATACCAACGTCGAGCACCACAGCCCTGGGGACCGTCACCCGCTGGTCGTTTAGTACGGACTCGGCAAAGTGCTTCGCATCACGCAACTCTTCGTCAGTGGCGGTGAATCCATCGAGCGCACTCAGTTCCCCCCGCCTCAAATAGGGAGAGAGAGTCCGCACCTGTGAGTCCAGACAGAAACAGCGAAACTCGGCTACCCACTCAACTGGAGTCGCGGAGAGCACCGTGGTCGTTTCACCATAGTCGGCTAACAGCGAGTCCACCTTCTCGTAGACCTTCGCCGGAAACGACTTCTCGTTTGGCGGCTTAAGGAATCGTGGCAAGTCGGCTTCAACGATGTCCCCCAAAGTTGTGAGTTCCACTTGCCGAAGACGATACTTTTCGGGAAGCTGCGGCAACCAATCGTCCGTTAACAAACTCAATTCAACACCCAACTGACTGGCTAAACTCGGCGCAAGAAGCGATTCGATGTAGACCACCACTCGGTCCGTATCGATCTCCGGCACCTGCAGACCGCGCATCCGTTCTACCGACCATCCACGCTGAATGGCGGTTCGCCAAAGAATCTGGTTGTCAACGGTGTTTCTCCACGACATCACAAGCGTGGTGGTATTCATGGCAATTCATTCTCCACGGCCAATCGCCGAGCCCGCACCAAGAACTCGTTCGCCTGTTCGTAGTCGGGGCGCTCGGGCAGGGTGGTCTCGGCGTTGGCTCGGTCGAACTCTTTGTGTAGCTGCTTGCGCCAGGCTTCGACTTCGTCCCACGGCATTTCGTCGTTCTTGATCGCAAACAGCCGCTCGCGGTGCTCGCCGACGTCGACCGGCACGAAACCTTCGCGGAGCACATGAATGCCCGAGAGGAGTAGCCGGATCAAGTGCATCACATGCTTAGGTTTGATGCGACCCTGATTGCGCAGCGCGGCTTGCATGCGTTTGAACTGGCTCATCACGTAGCCGTTGTACGTTTGGTAGACCAGTCGCGATAGAAACGCCTCGCGCATGGCGAGCAGTTGCTCGGCGAGCGGTGTCGCGTGCTCGACCAGCGGCGTGTAAAGGCACTCGAGGATATTCGGATTCCCCTTGAGGGCCATGACGAGGAACTTCTGCAGTTCCCAGTAGCACTCTTCGCTACCTTCGTTTTCCAACTGCTCGGGCACGCCGTACAGCGACCAGTGCAATTCGGCCGGCGGCAAATAAATGCCTCGGCGGTCGGTATCGGACTCCTCGGTATCGAGCCCGAACGCCCGCGAACCGACGACGCAGCGATAGATCACGCGGTCGAACAGCCCTTGGGTAGAGAGCGTGGGATTCGCCTGGTCGATGGCACCTTGCTTGTACTGCGAGAGCAACATCAGCTGGTGATGGCCGAGGAGTGCCTCGAAGCCATCGGGGAAACGAATGCGATAGGAATGATGCTGATCCCGCGGCGCCCGCACCACTACGCCAACCGCCCCGGCCGGGTGCACCGCCTTGCCATCCGAGCCCTGCACGCTCTTGAGCACTACCACCTGGGTGCCGATGGAGTAAATGAGGTTCGGGTTTTGAGGAGCGGGAGTCATGTGGTGGATGACAAGCGAAAGCGGCCTTCGGTTCGCAAGACTGGCGAAACCGATTGTAGCACGACACTCCGTGTCGTTGGACCTTGGAGAATGTCGATCGCACCGAGCCGTTTACCACCAGGCAGGGGTTTGCCCACTACTTACGACTCGGAGAGTCGTGCTACTTTCTTGTTTGTGTCCATAAGACATACTCACTTGGTTTCAGGTTTGCCTTCTGAGGATTTTCAGCGATGTAACAGCGGAAAAACTCAAATTGTTCCGCACTCCGTACCAAATGATCAAATGGCTCCGCTTGCCAAAAAGCTCCCCGTCGCCCCAATTGCTGATTGATTTGTCCTCCTGAGAAACGCAGCCAACTTTCCGATTGCTTGGCAAGCGACCAGCCACCGTGGAACTGGACCAGAAGGTGCACGTGATTTGGCATAACAACAAAGCAATCCACATCGTAACGTTCGCCGTTAAAATAAAGCAGAGACTGGCTTACGATCGACGCCAATTCAGGACGTCGCAAGACGCATTCGCCATGGCACTTGTCCAACGCAAACTGCCATAGCCGATTGCGAAGCCGGCGGTATTCACTTTGGATTGCTCTTGGCCATTGCTCGACGTGAGATGTCGCAATTGTTGCTGAATCGCCAAGTCCCTGCTCTCGCACCCATGCGTCAAGTTCGAATTGCCAGCGATCCACCACCG containing:
- a CDS encoding transposase: MEKEPIQFREFDPAGDIQYAERKLPHWFQPGVAMFVTFRTKDSMPRAVVDRWQFELDAWVREQGLGDSATIATSHVEQWPRAIQSEYRRLRNRLWQFALDKCHGECVLRRPELASIVSQSLLYFNGERYDVDCFVVMPNHVHLLVQFHGGWSLAKQSESWLRFSGGQINQQLGRRGAFWQAEPFDHLVRSAEQFEFFRCYIAENPQKANLKPSEYVLWTQTRK
- a CDS encoding nucleotidyltransferase domain-containing protein, whose amino-acid sequence is MTPAPQNPNLIYSIGTQVVVLKSVQGSDGKAVHPAGAVGVVVRAPRDQHHSYRIRFPDGFEALLGHHQLMLLSQYKQGAIDQANPTLSTQGLFDRVIYRCVVGSRAFGLDTEESDTDRRGIYLPPAELHWSLYGVPEQLENEGSEECYWELQKFLVMALKGNPNILECLYTPLVEHATPLAEQLLAMREAFLSRLVYQTYNGYVMSQFKRMQAALRNQGRIKPKHVMHLIRLLLSGIHVLREGFVPVDVGEHRERLFAIKNDEMPWDEVEAWRKQLHKEFDRANAETTLPERPDYEQANEFLVRARRLAVENELP
- a CDS encoding nucleotidyltransferase domain-containing protein, with the translated sequence MNAQTIDNEKLQCHVDAHPYPLVFATISGAHLYGFPSPDSDFDLRGVHLLPLDHLLGLEVSHETVEKSGVYDGLEIDLVTHDAKKFFGLMLKKNGYVLEQLLSPLVVHTTPEHEELKQLAAKCITRYHGHHYLGFAANQWKLFGREEPPRVKPLLYTFRVLLTGIHLMRTGQVEANLLRLNETAKLTYIDDLVARKLEGPEKGRLETGQLEYYEREYQRLLAELETAMAESPLPEQPTARATLDDLLVRLRLQEGAGP
- a CDS encoding IS4 family transposase, with protein sequence MAAALLWAWSDEQTLTERFFVVRKILLCLDKEQQQLATSYQAFIKILRRWTKPLAALLQSVLQQRMQATLTDCWLTAGYLVFAVDGSRLELPRTRSHEQAYSTIRHARRVKNSRYKRRQAKDAKKVNSPQLWLTTMWHIGTGLPWDWRVGPGDSSERVHLREMLTSLPAGALITADGGFMGYEGLQAIIKSGRHVLLRVGANVRLLKQLGYVREWTGTVYLWPDRESKRGNEPLVLRLVVATDGKQPVYLVTNILSRRELSDKQVIALYARRWGIELFYRHLKQTFHRRKLLSREAENAKLEITWSLFGLWAMSLFALVEAMKQGITPAKLSFAKLLLAFRRTMRDYLHPTEKNERLCERLRQAIIDSYKRANKTSRNYPRKKQAKPPGVPQLLTATKTQALRAKQIKPVLRKGLTA
- a CDS encoding ATP-grasp domain-containing protein, with protein sequence MNTTTLVMSWRNTVDNQILWRTAIQRGWSVERMRGLQVPEIDTDRVVVYIESLLAPSLASQLGVELSLLTDDWLPQLPEKYRLRQVELTTLGDIVEADLPRFLKPPNEKSFPAKVYEKVDSLLADYGETTTVLSATPVEWVAEFRCFCLDSQVRTLSPYLRRGELSALDGFTATDEELRDAKHFAESVLNDQRVTVPRAVVLDVGIIEGFGWAVVEANAAWGSGIYGCDPNEVLDVLKQATTKCNERPND